One genomic segment of Mesoaciditoga lauensis cd-1655R = DSM 25116 includes these proteins:
- a CDS encoding helix-turn-helix domain-containing protein, translating into MKNMYDVKEIQRLYEEYGSMRKVAREMKISRNTVSKYLKRLKEFRSGKKSKVIYKERANYKKIPQTT; encoded by the coding sequence GTGAAAAACATGTACGATGTCAAGGAAATACAACGTCTGTACGAAGAATATGGCTCAATGAGAAAAGTCGCTCGAGAAATGAAGATATCACGTAACACCGTATCGAAGTATTTAAAGAGGCTCAAAGAATTCAGAAGTGGAAAGAAGTCCAAGGTCATTTACAAGGAAAGGGCGAACTACAAAAAGATTCCTCAGACTACGA
- the trxB gene encoding thioredoxin-disulfide reductase has product MPMFNLSGLSNEVKEKDYDVVIVGAGPGGLSAAIYARRAGLKTLVFERATEGGQITLTNMVEDYPGFSTISGGELAERFVDHAREFGVKFANEEVMELSLQGDLKKIKTDMGNEYTAKVVIMATGSNPRKLGVPGENKFANRGVSYCAVCDGSFFKGKEVVVIGGGDSAVEEGIYLSKIASKVRIIHRRDKLRAQKIVQERAFKIPNIEFIWDTVVTEIGGKDAVEYVTLKNVKSGETSKLETSGVFIYVGLVPNSELVKNVVDVDQNGFIFTDEHMETNVKGVYAVGDVRKTVLRQVVTAAADGAIAGVDLTKYFD; this is encoded by the coding sequence ATGCCAATGTTCAATCTTTCTGGATTGTCTAACGAAGTTAAAGAGAAGGATTACGATGTTGTTATCGTTGGAGCCGGACCAGGAGGATTGTCGGCTGCCATTTATGCGCGACGCGCGGGCTTGAAGACCCTTGTTTTTGAAAGGGCCACCGAAGGTGGGCAAATCACCCTTACAAACATGGTGGAAGATTATCCCGGCTTTTCCACTATAAGTGGAGGAGAATTGGCGGAAAGATTTGTAGATCATGCAAGAGAATTCGGAGTAAAGTTTGCAAACGAAGAGGTAATGGAGCTATCTTTGCAAGGTGATTTGAAAAAGATAAAGACTGATATGGGAAATGAATATACCGCAAAAGTCGTGATAATGGCTACTGGTAGCAATCCCAGAAAATTAGGTGTGCCCGGTGAAAATAAGTTTGCTAATAGAGGTGTATCTTATTGTGCGGTTTGTGATGGCTCGTTTTTCAAAGGTAAAGAAGTTGTTGTCATAGGTGGTGGAGACAGTGCGGTGGAAGAAGGAATATACCTTTCTAAAATCGCATCTAAGGTCCGCATAATTCACCGTCGTGACAAATTAAGAGCTCAAAAGATCGTTCAAGAGAGAGCCTTCAAAATTCCCAATATAGAATTCATCTGGGATACCGTCGTAACGGAAATAGGTGGAAAAGACGCGGTGGAATATGTTACGTTGAAGAATGTAAAAAGTGGCGAAACTTCCAAGTTGGAAACATCCGGGGTTTTCATATACGTTGGCCTCGTTCCTAACTCTGAACTTGTGAAAAACGTTGTAGACGTTGATCAGAATGGTTTCATCTTCACGGATGAACACATGGAAACAAATGTGAAAGGCGTTTATGCCGTTGGCGACGTAAGGAAAACCGTTTTGAGACAGGTTGTAACAGCGGCCGCAGATGGAGCGATAGCAGGCGTAGATCTCACAAAGTATTTCGATTGA
- the pdo gene encoding protein disulfide oxidoreductase, whose translation MAALLSEEDRKYLVDLFNKELKSEVKVLFFKSDNKDECQYCDITQQMLDELAETSEKINIEVHDFNADSDLVEKYKIEMIPAILMLDKDGNDMRIRFYGVPSGYEFSTLIEDVIAVSKGGEVDLSEKTLEILKEVDRPLKLQVFVTPTCPYCPRAVAMAQKLAMKSPYIQGEMVEANEFPELSMKYNVSSVPHIIINEGAGEFVGALPEDAFVEQVMSVLKGV comes from the coding sequence ATGGCAGCGCTTCTTTCAGAAGAAGACAGGAAATATCTTGTGGATTTGTTCAATAAAGAATTGAAATCCGAAGTGAAGGTTTTGTTTTTCAAAAGTGATAACAAGGATGAATGTCAATATTGTGACATAACCCAGCAAATGCTTGATGAATTGGCAGAAACCAGCGAAAAAATAAACATCGAAGTACACGATTTCAACGCTGATAGCGATTTGGTTGAAAAGTACAAAATCGAAATGATCCCAGCTATTCTAATGCTTGACAAAGATGGAAATGACATGAGGATAAGATTCTATGGGGTTCCTTCCGGATATGAATTTTCAACTTTAATAGAAGATGTTATAGCGGTTTCAAAGGGAGGAGAAGTTGATCTTTCCGAAAAGACGCTTGAAATACTCAAAGAAGTTGACAGACCTTTGAAACTTCAAGTGTTTGTGACACCCACGTGCCCTTATTGCCCAAGAGCAGTTGCTATGGCACAGAAACTTGCAATGAAATCACCTTACATACAGGGTGAGATGGTTGAAGCAAATGAGTTCCCGGAACTTTCGATGAAGTACAACGTTTCGTCTGTTCCACATATAATAATCAACGAAGGCGCAGGAGAATTCGTGGGAGCTTTACCTGAAGACGCATTTGTAGAACAAGTGATGAGTGTTTTAAAAGGAGTGTGA